DNA from Brassica napus cultivar Da-Ae chromosome C4, Da-Ae, whole genome shotgun sequence:
cagttttgtttttgttggttTCTGCAGATTGTTGACAATGGCTCGCATGATGTCTGTGAGTTATGGTGAGACTAGTCTTTCACTAGAGCACTGGCAAATGGTTTTGGAGCTAGAAAGACTTAGGAAGGAGAGGCTCAAGTAAAACATGCCTCTTCTAGGTTGAAGAAACGAGATAGACTATGGGTTTGTAGCTTGTTTGGATATTTTAATCGCTGCTTAGTTATGATTAAGAACAACAATGGTTTCCTATCTAATGTATTGAGCTTTTAAATGAtttggaaaaatatattttacaaacatAATAATCGTTAATCTCACAAGTTAATCAAACAGAGTAGTGTACTTTAAACTtcaataaaaattaagagattCACAATTGTTTGTTTCCACAGCAAGTAAAGAAACAAATGAACCTAAGAATGCCACTAGATTTCTTGCGTAAGAAGTAAACATACATGCTCATCGTTAATCTCAGAAGGTAATCATCAGAGTAGTATACTTCaaaactttaataaattaaGAGAATCACAATTGTTTGTTTCCACAGCAagtaaagaaacaaattaaCCTAACAAAGAATGCCGTTTCTTGTTGAAGAAGTAAGCATACAAGCTCAACCATAACTTATCTAGTTTTAACTTAACAACTATTACATAACTCATACATAAACCATTCCTCACTATCAACATCGTTCTTCTCCACCGTTGATTTATCTTTCACTACCGAACCTTCagcttcttgtttttttctagGACCAATCGGAGTTGGCAATGGACCACGGACCCTTGGTGTAAACAAAGGACGTTCCAAGTACTGTCTCCTCTCAGGAGGACATGGGATTGGCTGTAAAACTCGAAGAGAGACTACTCTTTGCATAATAAAAGGATGGTTCAAGAGCTCAGTTGCTGAAGCCCTATTCCAAGGATGCCAAGTATGGCACTGCCTCAAGAAGTCTATAGCCACAGGAGAGATCTCTTGCTCTAGCTTCCACACGTAAGTTCCTCCCGTCTCCATCTCTTCTGCCTTACCTCCAAACATCTCAAACACCACACACCCTAGCGACCATATATCGAGAGCCTGTCCGACCAACCCCTCCGGAACCTCGGAAACCTCCGGAGGCATGTACATATTCGTACCAGCAAGCTTCAACACATGATAAGTGTTAGGCTCCTTTGATAAACCAAAGTCAGCGAGCTTAGCATCCCACGGCTCTCCAAAAGTGGTTGAAGGGAAGAGGAGTATGTTATCCGGCTTGAGGTCGCAGTGAACGTAGCCGTGTACGTGAAGCGCTTCGAGTCCTTGTAGGAGCATACGAGTGGTGCGTCCAATCACGTGCTCAGGCAATGGTTTCCCACGGAAAGATGATATAACTTCGTCTAGACTACCTTCGGATGCATACTCCATATAGATGGAGCAATCTTTGAGGAACATACCTAAGTGAAGATGTTCACTAGAGGCTTGAACGATGCGAGGATGGTTGCGGAAGTCAAGCATGATCCTAAGCTCTTTCTTGAGATTCTCTTTGAGTCTTATTGAAGATGTTTTCTTCGCGTAACGTCCATGGCCGGGGTGAACCTTGAGAGTCACGGAACCGAAGGCTCCTTGGCCAAGAACACGAACTGTTTTTAATGAAAGTTCGTCTACGTATAAAGGTTCTTCATACTTAATATCCATAGGGATTTGTTAGTTACTCTCTTAACTCTGTTCGGACCTTTAGGGTGTATTGATTATGAAGCGTTCGCTGAATCTCTATTTATAATGAACAAGTCGGTGGATTCTCACTCCACTTCCTGGTAGGAAACAGTTCTCTTAGATTCCTAATCCTaagttgagttgagttgagaaTTTTGAGATAAATATAGTTTTGTATTCTCACTCCTATCTTATTATAAATCTCACTCGATACTAACCATTTCCTTATTTTCAAGTTGTTCGGTTTGCTTAATCccctttattttaatttctttggATTAAATCCACGTTTTCGTTTGTCTTATTTGAATTTTACTTTGATTTAGTGAAAGATGATTGGTTTATGTATTTTACTAGATTTAGAAGCTCAAACGGAATTTAGTATTATctgttctataattttaaaattcgtaTTAAATCATGTATTAtcgattttatgattttaattcaAATCTTATTCAACAAttggaatatatattttttataatggaTCTAAGTAGATTTctttgttaaaattaaaaattaataaattcaagaaaaaaaacttggGATTtgcaaatattaattaaaattgataTGTTAGATTTAGATATCAATAAAAtctacttggatttataaatcatatgtggattttaaaatcagttagaataaataaacaaattaattaaaaacaaaactattatatacCTTTCTTGATTTATATGACGTAAACCAAAGTCAACCCGAAATGTACGTATGAACCGACTTTTAAACAGAACagtgtttggtttggttaacTATCACTCTTATTCATCTTCCTTTATCTTCCTCTTTTAGCTGGTATGCTTGAATTTATAGTCAGGTCATGATCTTAAACCATCAAGAAACATATCTTCATGcctttgtttgtttatataggAGGCTGTATCATCATTGATATGGATTTATATAGATTTCTCACTCCACTTCCTGGTAGTACCTGGAACCTACTTGGTTGATTCCAAAGTTTAGTAGAGATAGGTATTGtattttaatacaatatttaaatttgagttAGATAAGTATcctttgtttagttttaaaggaaaaaaaaacacaagatcGTATCCTacttaaaattaaatcaaaGTCAAAACAATGTGTCAATTTAAGTATTCAAGTCAAATTGACCAACACAACCAATAACCTAAGTATCActcttaaatttatttaatcttTTGAAACAATTCCAATACAATTGAGTTTCAACTAACTAAACGATACAATGTCGTTGGTTTTGGCTTCACTTGAAAGAATATGAGCTAccaatgtttttcttttaccaAATGACATACAATTATACaatcttataaaaataatactattattAGACAACAATAGAAAAACTTAGATACAACCAAGAATGAATAGAGGAATggaaaatttgatttgaaaggactatcataaattaaaattgaactttgaatatacatatatgtaactatattgaccaataaaatataaatgactaaTTTAATCAggaaaatcaaaaaattaatataccaAAATAGAAACAAACAAGAAAGATCATGAACTAAGCATGCACATTACGAATTTTTTCAAGTTCAACAAAACAACAAATTCAAGGTCAGACACAAGCAATTTCAAGTTCAACAAAACAACAGAAAAAGTGTTTAATGAAATTTCGTCTACATATAGTGGCTCTTCGTACCTAATATCCATAATGATATGTAGCTAAGATTGACTCTTGTTAGTCTCTTTAGAAAGTtgtttatgaagtgtttaaccTATTCTCTTTTTATAATAACCATGGTCGGTAGAAGTACTCCATTTCTTACTAGGAATTGTTTTCTGTTGGATTCCTGATTTAGTTGAGATAAAgtatcattattttattttaatgtatatttaagTTTTGCATGTTTTAGATTGGAGTAGGAAATCAAAATCAAGACGATGTGTgaatttaactaaatataataaaataattagtgtTAGTAACATTAAGGTTTCTTTGCCTTAAACCGAAATTGTCATCGATTTACATTAACCGAGTAACAACAATACGATGaatgaatttatattttaattatataaatatataaatgtacaCATGTGTgcacatatttgaaaattaaagcATACTACATGCACTATTAATcaaattactgtatatttttcaaGATATATAGATCTTCCactaaaccaaatcaaactcttttaaaaaaaaatcaaacccaGCCAAAAGCATATTGTAAATCGAATACTAACTTTTGAATATGCTTAATTGCCAATTTTAGCACTTTAAATTCTTCCAGTTTTTCTTTTAACTACTCAAATCTCAACAATTAtcaattttaaactattttctcaaaaatcataattttatgtttaataatgCTAATTGGCATTTcttgtatttattaattaaaataataaaaaataaatttgttcaaattagttatgtgaacttaaaatattattttaaatagagTATTATTGTTCACAAAAAtgcaattataaaataatacaaatataaggTAAAATAGTGGGGTATGAtgtgaattttattaaataaaactattgtAGAATAGATGGTCTAATAGGTACactattgattaaaataaaaaaaaaatataagcaaaGAATATAGTTAAATTAACTTAAAATGTTAGAGATGTACATTGGAGTTTTCATCATTTCACTTTAACAAATTTCtatgaatttatatacaaaatagtaaatattctaatttctaTGAATTTATAAGCCCCCATAGTATACGTTGTGCCTTCGTCTCTGATAGTTTATTTGCTATATATTTACATCTTACTTCATTGGGAGCCATTCTCACTCCTATTTCATCTGTGATTGTGAAACATTACTTAATACTATCTGTTTCCTTATATTTCAGGTGTTCTGTTgcttagtttcctttttaatagattagGTTTATCCTCGTTTATTTGGATTaaatccatgtttttttttgtttgttttagttaaaaacaaACCAGCAACCGTTCTATAACTTTCTTGATTTATATGATGTAAACCAAACTCAAACCGAAATGTGCCGATAAACCgactattttaatttaaaccaagaaaacaGAACAGTGTTTGGTTAACTTATCCCTTATttcctcttcctctgtttcatCTTCTGGCTGCGCCGCTTTTCCTCCGCTTTGTACTTGCATATTTAGATAATATCCGTAGCCCTGAGCCTAAACTAGATTAGTTTTTTACTTTTGTGTCAGAACTGTAGAACCAGAGTTGTGTTTTGTCTGAAAAAGAACATGGCGGAAAAGGAGGGAGAACCAAGGACGACAAGAGATAGCATTTACAGAGTTGCAAGGAGTATAAAGAGAAGAGACAACAGCCTCTACAACGCTCTTAGATCAATCTACCAAGACTCACTCTTCGTAGACGAGATCTCGAACCTATGGCCAAAGCTTCCTCTCCTCGCTAACCTTCGTTGTGGCCTCTGGTACTCTCCAAGATTCGATGCAACATGCTACTTCAAATCCACCGACGGTCATACCAACAACTTGTCTTTCAACACTTCTCGTCTCAACCTCCATCTTCCTCTTCTCGCTGGTAATGATATTGATACATAGTCAGATCATGATCTTAAACCATCAAGAAACATATCTTTATGCCTTTGTTTTTTTCGTTGAATGGATAGGAGAGAAAGGAGGTTGTATCATCATTGATTCTACTCGTAAAGGAAAGAGGTTTCCGGATAGCATGTCGAAAACGATACCAATGTGGTGTTGTGTATTGAACCGCTCAATACATAATCACTTGAAGAGATTATGTAACACTAATGATCAGCTCAATGATGCAGTGAGTTACATACACATGTCACATTCTCTGCTTTATTAGTACGCCTAGACGATAGCTAAACGCTTTATATGGGATTAATGATTAGGCAAAGAATGTACTAATAACGCAGAGACTGTGCATATTTATATAATCATTgtatcatttttttctgtttagaCCGATTTTTTGAACGCCTagactaatttaaaaaaaaattattctacaAAAATCGTTTTCTATAGGTCTGATTTTCAGAATAGGCTCCCTACGACTAAACCAACTTTTAGAACACTAGTTACAaccttttcttctttgttcttgAATAGGGTTTCACAAGTGTTGATCATGATGATAGCAGCATAAGACAGTTGTTAGATAAATGGGACTGTAGTTTACATATGCCACTATGGGTTTCCAAGACTGAGAAGGCCTCTATTGAAGCTAAGCTAGATGAATGGACTAAACAGTTAGAGGAGAGTGGAGCTGACATAGCTTCTCTAGCTTCATGCTTGTGGAAGCCTTTACGTCCTCTTTGGGTTTCACAGAAGACAGTCATGTGGTTGAATGAAGTACCTGATCATGAGTCATGGGACTTCACTCCTCTCATCCTTGTCTCAGCCTCTGACTCTGGTGAAGTTCAGCAATACAGAACCAACTCAGAGTTTAGTTGGAGTTACATCCCTGGGGCTGGTGATGATGAAGAGAGTTGGTCAAGAGGTTTATCTCCAAGTGTTTTCTGGAACCATGTTGATGATCTTATTGACTCAGGACCTGAAGTTTGTAACCAGAAAGTCGCGGAGATTGTTGAGAGTGATAGAGTGTATAGAGCTCAGAGGGGTCAAGAAGCTCCTCAGGTTGTTGTCAAAAGCTCAAAAGCTAATAACGGAGTCAAAAGTGATGAAACTT
Protein-coding regions in this window:
- the LOC106394110 gene encoding mitogen-activated protein kinase kinase kinase 20-like, translating into MDIKYEEPLYVDELSLKTVRVLGQGAFGSVTLKVHPGHGRYAKKTSSIRLKENLKKELRIMLDFRNHPRIVQASSEHLHLGMFLKDCSIYMEYASEGSLDEVISSFRGKPLPEHVIGRTTRMLLQGLEALHVHGYVHCDLKPDNILLFPSTTFGEPWDAKLADFGLSKEPNTYHVLKLAGTNMYMPPEVSEVPEGLVGQALDIWSLGCVVFEMFGGKAEEMETGGTYVWKLEQEISPVAIDFLRQCHTWHPWNRASATELLNHPFIMQRVVSLRVLQPIPCPPERRQYLERPLFTPRVRGPLPTPIGPRKKQEAEGSVVKDKSTVEKNDVDSEEWFMYELCNSC
- the LOC125585685 gene encoding tRNA A64-2'-O-ribosylphosphate transferase-like, with amino-acid sequence MAEKEGEPRTTRDSIYRVARSIKRRDNSLYNALRSIYQDSLFVDEISNLWPKLPLLANLRCGLWYSPRFDATCYFKSTDGHTNNLSFNTSRLNLHLPLLAGEKGGCIIIDSTRKGKRFPDSMSKTIPMWCCVLNRSIHNHLKRLCNTNDQLNDAGFTSVDHDDSSIRQLLDKWDCSLHMPLWVSKTEKASIEAKLDEWTKQLEESGADIASLASCLWKPLRPLWVSQKTVMWLNEVPDHESWDFTPLILVSASDSGEVQQYRTNSEFSWSYIPGAGDDEESWSRGLSPSVFWNHVDDLIDSGPEVCNQKVAEIVESDRVYRAQRGQEAPQVVVKSSKANNGVKSDETLSLSVPKPRVDEEILVSWLASTNLALGSSQVASKVLSNDCCILNCDKNPVSVPPSHLEEHLHLPMTGSKFDRFSILKSLPSAVSFAKMKMSVGKKLLVCCQDGEDISVCVCLAILISLFNEEGTFDGGRSFEEKSITKLEMRRMLIFICKYAVNARPSRGNLRQVFGFLTSQRENSDE